Genomic segment of Paenibacillus sp. FSL R5-0623:
AAGGTGGTACGTCCTTTTTTGAGGACTTCGAGTGCGTTCTGAATTAAAGCTTCTGTTTCCGTATCGATATTGGCTGTCGCTTCATCCAGAATGAGGATGGCCGGATCAAATGCCAGTGCCCGAGCGAAGGAGATCAATTGACGCTGTCCAGCGGATAATGTGCTTCCTTTTTCGATGACAGGTTCGTCAAAGCCTTGAGGCAAATGAGCCAGTATACGTTCGGCTCCTACATCACGCAACGCCTGTTCAATTCGTTCACGGGAAATCTTCTCATCGCCAAGACTGACGTTGGAAGCAATGGTGCCTGTGAACAGATACGGGTCCTGCAATACAATCCCCATATGCTCGCGAATCCACTGTTTAGGCAGATCTTTGACGTTCTGACCGTCAATCGTGATCTTGCCTTTTTGCGGATCATAGAACCGGAACAGCAGGTTGATGATTGAGCTTTTACCTGAACCGGTGTGACCGACCAGAGCGACGGTCTGACCTTGGGATGCTTTAAACGAGATATTGTTGAGCACATAATCCTTTTTATAGGCAAAGGATACATCGTCGAAGACAACATTCCCTTTGTATCTTGGCATGGAGCCATCCGTTACAGCTTCTCCCTTTTCATCCATCAGCTCAAAGACGCGACCAGCAGATACGAGGGAGGAGTCCAGGTTGGCGAGTTGATTCACCATACCGGTGATTGGCTGGAACAAGCGACCCAGAACATCAACGAAGGCATACAGAACACCCAGTGAGATAATACTTGTGCCATCCAGCACACTGGAACCGAAGTACCACAGGACCACCGCAAAGGCAATATTCCGTAATACGTTAACCAGGTTGTGTGAGGTGAAGGCATTCAGGTTCAGCATTTTGTTCTGGTGTTTCATATAGTCATCATTCAGATCTTCGAATTCCTGTTTGGTTTGTTTCTGATGGCGGAATACGCGTATAATGGACATCCCCTGAATGGACTCGTTAATGATTGCATTGATCTCACTCAGTCGTGATCGAATGATCGTGTTGTACCGAGTGGCGAATTTGCGATAGAGCACAATCCATGTAATGAGCATCGGCACAACGAATAACGAGATAAGACCCAGGCGAACATCAAGCAGGAAGAGTGCAACATACACACCTGTAATCGTGATGATTCCTGAGAAGAAGTTCGAAAGAACGGCAACGAACAGATCCTTGACGGCTTCTGTGTCGTTCGTGACCCGAGATACAACTTTACCTGCGGGCAGGTTATCAAAAAAGTGCACCGGCAGTCGCTGAATATGGGCATACACATCGTTACGCAGTCTTTGAATGACCTTGTTGGCCGAGGACTGCAGCCAGAATGTTTTACCAAACTCCATAATGACCGAGATCACGAGGAAGATCATGTAATACACAATTAATTGATAGATGCTGGGCATCTCCGGTTTGTAAAAAGCAAACAGTTCACCAGCGGACAGCGGTGTTGCCGCATATTGGCCTGTCACTTCACCTGCGCGTGTAACCGTGAGGGTTCCATCCGTATATGTGCGGTCTCCGTCAGGTGCGCTTACCGGTTCGTTTACAAAATAAAAACTTCTGCCGGCTTGTAAAACCCGCACTTCGGAACCTTTGTTTTCATCCGGTTCGAACAAGCCTTCGCGTTTGTAGTTTTTACCGTTGTAGACTGCGGCTTCATCTGAAGCTGTTGTCTCATAGAAAGGCTGCTCAATCGCGAGCAAGTGATTGTCGATCATGGATTTGGCGATGAACGGCCCGGCAAGCTCGGCCGCAACACCAATGGTAAGCATAATTAATGCAGCGATAAATGTTCCTTTGGCTTTCAAGGCGTAATCAAGCAGCCTTTTGCCTGTATTAGACTTCAATGAATTGACCTCCTACGTGGACAGATTGGACTCGACCTGTTGCCGTTCATACTGTTCACGGTACCAGCCGTTCATGGCTAACAGTTCCTGGTGAGTGCCTTCTTCCGTAATTTTCCCGTGCTCCAGTACGATGATTCGGTCAGCATGTTCAATAGCAGACAGGCGATGAGTCGAGATCAGCGTGGTTTTGCCCGAGCGTTTGTTGCGTATATTTTCAATGATTTTGGCTTCAGTACGTGCATCGACAGCAGATAAGGCATCATCCAGGATCAGAATATCAGGATTGGCAATAAAGGCACGCGCCAGCGATACCCGCTGTTTCTGTCCACCGGACAGAGAGATTCCTTTTTCACCAACTAGTGTATCCAGTCCATCGGACAAGGTTCCCAGATCACCGTCAAAAGCGGCGGTACGAATGGCTTCCATGATAACTTCATCACTGGCCCCAGGTTTACCAAATTGAATGTTCTGACGAACTGATTTGGAGAACAAAACTTGTTCCTGTGGTACGTACCCAATCCAGCTGTGCAAGTCATCTTTGGCGATATCCTGAATTGGATGACCCGAGATGCTTAATGTGCCCGAACCGGCAGGGTATTCATGAAGCAGTTGTTTGAGCAAAGTAGACTTACCGCTACCCGTACGGCCCACAACACCTAATGTTTGACCCCGTCGCAACGAAAAGCTGATGTGACTGAGATTGTCCACAGTGGAACTTGGGTAACGGAATGTAACATCCTGCATCGCAATTTCTTCCGGATTCGTAACGTGAGCAGGTTGATCCACATCTTGTACGGCAGGTTCTACCGATAAAGTCTCGTTGACCCGATCAAGCGAAGCGCTACCACGTTGCATCAGGTTAATTAATTCGCCGATGGCAAACATGGGCCAGATCATCATCCCCAGGTACATATTGAACGATACGAGATCTCCCAGGGTAATTTCATTATGAAATACAAGATATATGCCGTAGGCAAGTGCAATCACATAACTGAGTCCAACGAAGAGGCGGATGGTAGGTTCAAATAGGGCATCCATTCTGGCAACAGCCAAATTTTTGCGATACACATCTTCGGTCACATCGGAGAACCGTTTCTCGTCCAGACGTTCCTGCACATAGGCACGCACGACGCGAATACCGGCGATGGATTCCAGTACCTGGTCATTCATATCTCCGAATGCATCCTGTGCCAGGGTGTAACGTTGATGTACAGCTTTACCATAGATCATCATGGCAATGGCGATAAAAGGTAATGGCAGGATTGCCGCCAAGGTCAGTTTCCAGCTGACCAGGAAACCCATGGCGAACAATACGGTGGCCAGAAAGGCTGTAGAGTCTGTTAAAGTCAGCATGCCGAAGCCTGCTGTAGTAGCAATGGAACGAAGATCATTGGTGGCCCGAGCCATCAGATCTCCTGTTCGGTTTTTCTCAAAAAAGGGAGGAGTCATCCGTAACAAGTGGTCCATGAAGCGTGAACGAAGCAGTCGTTCCACCAGATTGGCACCACCAAACAGTTTGTGCATCCAAACATATGTAACCAGATAGATAATGATGACCGTTCCCAGAATAAGCAAAATATAACGGGTAAGTGAGGTGCCAGTAATGGAACCGCGCACAATCTCGTCGATGGCATTACCAAGAAGACGAGGAGGCAGCAGTTCGGCAATGCCCACCAGAATAAGCAAAATGACACCGGTTAGGTATCGTTTGCGTTCCAGCCGGAAGAACCAGGCCAGGTTTTTAAGTACAGAGAACAAGTGTTATCCCTTCCTTTCGATGTCCGAGAAATGCAGATTCCGTTCATGTATGCTGAAAAGTACCCACAAAAAAAGACATACCGCACGCAGGCGGTATGTCTTCATATAATCATACGGCAGCATGGCTCAGAGAACAGAGCCGTTACCATATATAAGTTCGATTGTGAGTAAACATCACAGAGGTTCTAATGAAAGAACGCCTTGTCATGCCGACTTATGAACGGAATAATGATTTCGGGTGTGCTCCGGTATTTAGTTGTGTGCTGAATTGACCAATCATATGTTTGTTAAACACCGTAATCACCCTTTCTTTTTTTGGAAATAAATACAATGTAGACCTCGTATGTTTGCATCTTAACACCAGCTTTTACAATCTGTCAAACATTTTTCACAACTTATTTTGTCTTTATGTGGTCACTCGGGTTTGTATTCAAGTCCCTGTCGAGATATGATGGAACATATATATACAGAAGGAGCTGACACCAAATGAGTACCATACATGTATCCGATCAAGCTGCTCGCTGGTACAAGGAAGAACTGAATTTGAACGAGGGAGACAGTATTCGATTTTTTGCCCGTTATAGCTCTGGCGGAGGTCTTCACCCTGGATTTTCGCTAGGTATTGCTGTGGAGAAACCAAGACATCCTGCGGATCAAACCGAAGTGTCGGGGATTCAATTCTTTATGGAAGATCACGATTATTGGTATCTGAAAGGGCACCAACTGCATGTGGATATCGTTGATGAAGGTCAGGATATTGAATACCGTTATACGGAAGTCTAGGGCGATTTTGAGACATACCCTAATCCTTGAAGTATTCTGCTAAGTAATAGATGGATTACAGGTCGCCACCGGCTTCCGAGTAGGAGGAGGGGATAAGCAGTGAATCTGCCAGCACGAGATTTGGCCCAGTATATCGCAAAACGCTCTCATATTGTTGTAAAGGCGGCTGTGCGGGCTGAGAACGAACAAGGTGAATTACTGCTGATTCAGCATGCTGAGCACGGTCACTGGCGGTTGCCAGCAGGTGAGATGCGCCCGGGTGAGGCCATTGAAGATGCTGCACATCGGGAGTTATGGGAAGAGACAGGTTGGACTGCTGATACCATGACACTGGAAGGTCTCTATTCGGGGCCTGATCTTCGGTATCTGCATTCAAGCGGAGATGAAGAGTATTATGTCATTGCCCTGTTCCGGACAGTGATCATTCAGGATGACCTTGTAGAGTCGCGTGTAAATAGTGATGCAGGTCTGAAGTTTTTTGCGCTGGAGTCGTTACCACCTCTTAATCAGATTAGCCGAATCCTGTTAGCGCGGGATATTGCAGAATAAAATAAGTGTTGACCGCAAAAAAATGACCTTGGCATGCACGATAAAGTGGATGCCAAGGTCATTTTTTAAAAAATCCGATTCAGGTGCTCAGAGCATGAACTACACTTGATCCAGTGGTTCATCATCCATCGCAAAATCAAAATCATCAATATCAAATACCTGTACAGGTGATTCAGACTCAATTATGCGTGCAATCAGTTCAACCTGATCGGTGAGAATCGGGATACTCAGGCGCTGAGATGTCAGCAGCAGTTCGGTCTCAATGGGATCGAAATACTCCCCGTACTGTGCCGTATCTATTGCATTGATAATGGCAATGGATACTTGGTCACCAAATAAAATGGAGGGGCTTTTGGCCCATGGAACAAGTAACGCACGCTCTATTTTTTTCTTATTCAGCGGTTCCTCGAAATAAGAAATCATTTCATTGATTTTGGATTTCACATGCTGATCATCTGCCGGGTTATCCATCATGGGATCAGGACTGGTCTGGAATTCATATAGCTCAAGGATGGTGGTATAAGGAACAATATATTCAACAGGCGCGGGCGGCGCTAACAATTGACCGTAAATGGCCACCATCACGGCTTCTGTAATAAACTGACGTGACATGGTTCCTGAATCCTCCTGCGCCATTAATAGTTGCAAAGTGAATCTATACGTTTATGCAACAGCATAACCACAATAGAACGTGTTCAAAAAGGACGGTTTTCAGTACCGAGAAGATGGGATGAAGCTAGAAATGGAGTAGCGGAGCGTAGGCAAAACTACGTGAGCAACGGACATTTCGGCTGAATTCCATATTCGATGCTGATGATGCCTCTAGGCATCCTTCGTAATCAAAAGCGGACTTTTTGAACAACCTCTAATATGGATTATTCTGCTGTAGACTCGTGTACATAATTTGCATGAATAGAAGTATATCACACAACGGTGGGAAATACAGCCAATCTGCATAGCATGTCAGGTCACAACCTTCACAACTTCAATCAGGATTTGCCCAGCAGCAATGATAAAATTCCCGCCGCAATCAATGGACCCACAGGTACACCCTTGAACAGGGCAACCCCAAGTACCGTTCCGATTAACAGCCCTGCAACGACAGTTGGCTGTGTACCCATCAGCGTAGCGCCACGTCCTCCGAGATATGCCACCAGTAATCCTACGCCAATGGCGAGCAGTGATTTCCAGTGCAGGAAAGACTCGCCGATCGTCTGCAGACTCATCTTGCCACTGGCAAGAGGTGCCATCACACCAATGGTCAGAATGATAATGCCCAGTGTAAGTCCGTATTTTTCAAGCCATGGAAATGCCTGATTCAGGTTCAGGACTCGTAACAACAACAGAAATACCATCGCTACGGTCACAGGTGTGTTACTGCTGATAATCCCGAGAGCTGCAAATACGAGCAGCAGCAGGGAAGTCATATCCATTGTTTTCATTTCCCTTCAGTCTGTCCACGTTGTTTGCTAACGATATGTTCCGCAATATAACGTCCATGCCAGCGCCCGGATTCAATAAAGACTTCATTGGCATTACGACCCGAAGCGATGACTCCGCCTACATATACACCAGGTACGCTGCTTTCCATCGTTTGTGCATCATATAGAGGTTTATCCATATCATCAGACATCTCCACACCTACCGAAGTGAGTAGCTGACGATCCGGGCGGAAGCCGGTCATTGCCAGTACGAAGTCATTATCCAGTTCCCGAGTGGAACCATCCGTGTGTATCAGACGAATCGAATCATCGAGTATTTCATTCACGCGTGATTCCAGGTGCAGTGTGATACGACCTTTTGTCACCATGCTCTCGAATAGCGGACGTACCCATGGTTTAATATGCTGGGACAGACCACTGCCGCGATAAACCATATCGATATGTGCTCCGACCCGAACCAGTTCCATGGCCGCATCCACGGCTGAGTTGCTTCCGCCAATAATGGCGACACGTGTACGGGTATAAGGGTGGGCTTCCCGGAAGTAGTGGGTTACTTTATCTTTATCTTCTCCAGGGATGCCCAGATAGTTAGGATGGTCAAAATAACCGGTAGCTACAACGACATTGCGTCCAACATGTACGATGGCCTCCCCGCAGCGATTGAGCGTATGTACCTCAAACGTACCATCATCCTTGCGTTTAATTTCACGGGCTTCCTCATAGTTATGAACACGCAGACCAAAATGTTCGGCTACCCTGCGATAATAGGCAAGTGCTTCATAACGAAACGGTTTATCATTAGGTGTGCTGAACGGAACGTTTCCGATCTCAAGCAGCGGGGCTGTGCTGAAAAACTGCATATGGGTTGGATACAGATAAATAGATTGAACGATATTGTATTTCTCAACGATCACAGCGGACAGTCCCAGCCGCTCACATTCAATGGCAGCAGACAGACCGCATGGGCCTCCGCCGATAATAATGACATCTTCCATGTTCTTAATCCTCCTTATTTCAAGCAATATAATCCTACCGTAAATAACGAGCCAATGCCAGTTCAAGCGTGGAGTTTAATTAGACAAGCTTACTTGAAACCAAAGGAGTTGACGTGTAGAGAAGAAAATACTAATATCAAATTAGATATATATCTAAATGAAAGCGAGATGAACGATGATGCAGTTGGAGAAA
This window contains:
- a CDS encoding ABC transporter ATP-binding protein; translated protein: MKSNTGKRLLDYALKAKGTFIAALIMLTIGVAAELAGPFIAKSMIDNHLLAIEQPFYETTASDEAAVYNGKNYKREGLFEPDENKGSEVRVLQAGRSFYFVNEPVSAPDGDRTYTDGTLTVTRAGEVTGQYAATPLSAGELFAFYKPEMPSIYQLIVYYMIFLVISVIMEFGKTFWLQSSANKVIQRLRNDVYAHIQRLPVHFFDNLPAGKVVSRVTNDTEAVKDLFVAVLSNFFSGIITITGVYVALFLLDVRLGLISLFVVPMLITWIVLYRKFATRYNTIIRSRLSEINAIINESIQGMSIIRVFRHQKQTKQEFEDLNDDYMKHQNKMLNLNAFTSHNLVNVLRNIAFAVVLWYFGSSVLDGTSIISLGVLYAFVDVLGRLFQPITGMVNQLANLDSSLVSAGRVFELMDEKGEAVTDGSMPRYKGNVVFDDVSFAYKKDYVLNNISFKASQGQTVALVGHTGSGKSSIINLLFRFYDPQKGKITIDGQNVKDLPKQWIREHMGIVLQDPYLFTGTIASNVSLGDEKISRERIEQALRDVGAERILAHLPQGFDEPVIEKGSTLSAGQRQLISFARALAFDPAILILDEATANIDTETEALIQNALEVLKKGRTTFIIAHRLSTIRSADQILVLHRGRIVEQGAHDELMELKGRYYKMYQLQQGTQAAAVATLENPSGDSVPTSTSFAGGNA
- a CDS encoding ABC transporter transmembrane domain-containing protein, encoding MFSVLKNLAWFFRLERKRYLTGVILLILVGIAELLPPRLLGNAIDEIVRGSITGTSLTRYILLILGTVIIIYLVTYVWMHKLFGGANLVERLLRSRFMDHLLRMTPPFFEKNRTGDLMARATNDLRSIATTAGFGMLTLTDSTAFLATVLFAMGFLVSWKLTLAAILPLPFIAIAMMIYGKAVHQRYTLAQDAFGDMNDQVLESIAGIRVVRAYVQERLDEKRFSDVTEDVYRKNLAVARMDALFEPTIRLFVGLSYVIALAYGIYLVFHNEITLGDLVSFNMYLGMMIWPMFAIGELINLMQRGSASLDRVNETLSVEPAVQDVDQPAHVTNPEEIAMQDVTFRYPSSTVDNLSHISFSLRRGQTLGVVGRTGSGKSTLLKQLLHEYPAGSGTLSISGHPIQDIAKDDLHSWIGYVPQEQVLFSKSVRQNIQFGKPGASDEVIMEAIRTAAFDGDLGTLSDGLDTLVGEKGISLSGGQKQRVSLARAFIANPDILILDDALSAVDARTEAKIIENIRNKRSGKTTLISTHRLSAIEHADRIIVLEHGKITEEGTHQELLAMNGWYREQYERQQVESNLST
- a CDS encoding HesB/YadR/YfhF family protein; this encodes MSTIHVSDQAARWYKEELNLNEGDSIRFFARYSSGGGLHPGFSLGIAVEKPRHPADQTEVSGIQFFMEDHDYWYLKGHQLHVDIVDEGQDIEYRYTEV
- a CDS encoding NUDIX domain-containing protein is translated as MNLPARDLAQYIAKRSHIVVKAAVRAENEQGELLLIQHAEHGHWRLPAGEMRPGEAIEDAAHRELWEETGWTADTMTLEGLYSGPDLRYLHSSGDEEYYVIALFRTVIIQDDLVESRVNSDAGLKFFALESLPPLNQISRILLARDIAE
- a CDS encoding DUF441 domain-containing protein; translated protein: MDMTSLLLLVFAALGIISSNTPVTVAMVFLLLLRVLNLNQAFPWLEKYGLTLGIIILTIGVMAPLASGKMSLQTIGESFLHWKSLLAIGVGLLVAYLGGRGATLMGTQPTVVAGLLIGTVLGVALFKGVPVGPLIAAGILSLLLGKS
- a CDS encoding YpdA family putative bacillithiol disulfide reductase — encoded protein: MEDVIIIGGGPCGLSAAIECERLGLSAVIVEKYNIVQSIYLYPTHMQFFSTAPLLEIGNVPFSTPNDKPFRYEALAYYRRVAEHFGLRVHNYEEAREIKRKDDGTFEVHTLNRCGEAIVHVGRNVVVATGYFDHPNYLGIPGEDKDKVTHYFREAHPYTRTRVAIIGGSNSAVDAAMELVRVGAHIDMVYRGSGLSQHIKPWVRPLFESMVTKGRITLHLESRVNEILDDSIRLIHTDGSTRELDNDFVLAMTGFRPDRQLLTSVGVEMSDDMDKPLYDAQTMESSVPGVYVGGVIASGRNANEVFIESGRWHGRYIAEHIVSKQRGQTEGK